One window of Oncorhynchus masou masou isolate Uvic2021 chromosome 28, UVic_Omas_1.1, whole genome shotgun sequence genomic DNA carries:
- the LOC135518661 gene encoding phosphoglycerate mutase 2-like, protein MTTAHKLVIVRHGESEWNQYNKFCGWFDAELSEKGLEEAKSGAKAIKEAGMKFDICHTSVLKRAVKTLWTILEGTDQMWLPVYRTWRLNERHYGGLTGLNKAETAEKHGEEQVKIWRRSFDTPPPPMEHNHAYHKIISESRRYKGLKPGELPTCESLKDTIARALPYWNDVIAPEIKAGKNVIIAAHGNSLRGIVKHLEGMSDAAIMELNLPTGIPIVYELDVNLKPVKPMAFLGDAETVKKAMEAVAAQGKAKK, encoded by the exons ATGACTACCGCCCATAAGTTGGTGATCGTCCGTCATGGCGAGAGTGAGTGGAACCAGTACAACAAATTCTGTGGATGGTTTGATGCCGAGCTCAGCGAGAAGGGCCTGGAGGAGGCCAAGAGTGGTGCTAAGGCCATCAAGGAGGCTGGCATGAAGTTTGACATCTGCCACACCTCCGTGCTGAAGCGGGCTGTCAAGACCCTGTGGACCATCCTGGAAGGCACAGACCAGATGTGGCTGCCGGTGTACCGCACATGGCGTCTGAACGAGCGCCACTACGGCGGCCTGACAGGTCTTAACAAGGCAGAGACAGCCGAGAAGCATGGAGAGGAGCAGGTCAAGATCTGGCGTCGCTCCTTcgacaccccccctcccccaatggAACACAACCACGCCTACCACAAGATCATCAGTGAG TCAAGGCGCTACAAGGGCTTGAAGCCCGGTGAGCTGCCCACATGTGAGTCCCTGAAGGACACCATTGCCCGCGCTCTGCCCTACTGGAACGATGTCATCGCACCTGAGATCAAGGCCGGCAAGAACGTCATCATCGCTGCCCATGGCAACAGCCTCCGCGGAATTGTCAAGCACTTAGAGG gcaTGTCCGACGCTGCCATCATGGAGTTGAACCTGCCAACAGGTATACCCATCGTGTATGAGCTGGACGTGAATCTGAAGCCAGTCAAGCCCATGGCTTTCCTAGGAGATGCCGAGACCGTGAAGAAGGCCATGGAGGCTGTGGCTGCCCAGGGCAAGGCTAAGAAGTAA